Proteins from a single region of Desulfonatronum thiodismutans:
- a CDS encoding Mrp/NBP35 family ATP-binding protein has protein sequence MSNHACESCSDKQGCSGKNEEEQALCNALARIKNKIVVLSGKGGVGKSTVAVNLAQALAMADMKTGLLDVDVHGPSLPRLLSLSGERARLDAGRLEPLSAGPNLWVMSLGFLLSSASEAVIWRGPAKMGVIKQFLRDVAWGDLDYLVVDCPPGTGDEPLSVLQLLGPEAKALIVTTPQGVAVDDVRRSVTFCAELGNPVLGIVENMSGHVCSKCGQVEDIFGSGGGEALAGEAGVPFLGKIPLDPEVARAGDEGFAFLRVHSDGPTAQAMTRIIAPILAMAGSPSFGEQASPLKT, from the coding sequence ATGAGCAACCATGCGTGCGAATCCTGCTCGGACAAGCAGGGATGCAGCGGAAAAAACGAGGAAGAGCAGGCCCTGTGTAATGCTTTGGCCAGGATCAAGAACAAAATCGTCGTCCTGTCCGGCAAGGGCGGCGTGGGCAAGAGCACGGTGGCCGTGAATCTGGCTCAAGCCCTGGCCATGGCCGACATGAAGACCGGGCTGCTGGACGTGGACGTCCACGGACCAAGTCTGCCTCGGCTCCTCAGCCTGAGCGGAGAACGGGCCCGGCTGGATGCCGGACGGCTGGAACCGCTCAGCGCCGGACCGAACCTGTGGGTCATGTCCCTGGGTTTTCTCCTGTCCAGCGCCAGCGAGGCCGTGATCTGGCGCGGACCGGCCAAAATGGGCGTGATCAAACAGTTTCTGCGCGACGTCGCCTGGGGCGACCTGGATTATCTGGTGGTGGACTGCCCTCCGGGAACCGGAGACGAGCCGCTTTCCGTCCTGCAGCTTCTGGGACCGGAGGCCAAGGCCCTGATCGTGACCACCCCCCAGGGGGTGGCCGTGGACGACGTCCGTCGCTCCGTGACTTTCTGCGCCGAACTGGGCAATCCGGTGCTGGGCATCGTGGAGAACATGAGCGGCCACGTTTGCTCCAAGTGCGGCCAGGTGGAGGATATTTTCGGCAGCGGCGGGGGCGAAGCCTTGGCCGGGGAAGCCGGAGTCCCGTTTCTGGGCAAAATCCCCCTGGATCCGGAAGTGGCCCGGGCCGGAGACGAAGGGTTCGCCTTTCTGCGCGTCCACTCCGACGGCCCCACGGCCCAGGCCATGACCCGGATCATCGCGCCCATTTTGGCCATGGCCGGAAGCCCGTCATTCGGGGAACAGGCAAGTCCGTTGAAGACGTAA
- the mgtE gene encoding magnesium transporter codes for MKDPQIISTLNEYLEAGNPKALRDFTASLHPADLADSLDELSTKDAAQVLETLFPHHSAEVLGQLDADLQMDIVLRLSDKRLAEIITNMFSDERVDLIQLLPEERRQNVLRLLARAEREDIIRLGAYDEGTAGALMTSDYAVLKPTLTARQALDKLRLEAPDKETIYYTYVIDEERCLIGLVSLRDLIMAPPEKKVEEVMRRDPVTVHVNDDQEDVAKTMAKYDILAVPVVDEKEALIGIITFDDVHDVIEEEASEDFHRMGSIAEGFGPSASDLSGFKPADLYYLFLKRVPWLLALVFVNIFSGAGIAYFENTIQAVVSLVFFLPLLIGSGGNAGSQSATLMVRALATGEVHMKDWFKLLSREILIALAIGLCMGMAVSMIGIFRVGPDVTMVVAMSMVIIVLMGSLMGMSLPFLLTRFRLDPATASAPLIASLADIFGIMIYFGIATWYLGLQHVG; via the coding sequence ATGAAAGATCCACAAATCATCTCGACGCTGAACGAGTATCTGGAGGCCGGAAATCCCAAGGCGCTCCGGGATTTTACGGCCTCCCTGCATCCGGCCGATCTGGCCGACTCCCTGGATGAGCTGTCCACCAAGGACGCGGCCCAGGTCCTGGAGACCCTCTTTCCGCACCACAGCGCGGAGGTCCTGGGCCAACTGGACGCGGACCTGCAGATGGACATCGTGCTCCGCCTGTCCGACAAGCGGCTGGCGGAAATCATCACGAACATGTTTTCCGACGAACGGGTGGACCTGATCCAGCTCCTCCCGGAAGAACGTCGGCAAAACGTCCTGCGGCTGCTGGCCAGGGCGGAACGCGAGGACATCATCCGTCTGGGGGCCTATGACGAGGGCACGGCCGGAGCGCTGATGACCTCCGACTACGCGGTGCTCAAGCCGACCCTGACCGCGAGGCAGGCCTTGGACAAGCTGCGCCTGGAGGCGCCGGACAAGGAGACCATCTACTACACCTACGTCATCGACGAGGAGCGGTGTCTGATCGGCTTGGTCTCGTTGCGGGATCTGATCATGGCCCCGCCGGAGAAGAAGGTCGAGGAAGTGATGCGCCGGGATCCGGTCACCGTTCATGTGAACGACGACCAGGAAGACGTGGCCAAAACCATGGCCAAGTACGACATCCTGGCCGTGCCGGTGGTCGATGAGAAGGAGGCGTTGATCGGCATCATCACCTTTGACGACGTGCACGACGTCATCGAGGAAGAGGCCTCCGAGGATTTTCACCGCATGGGCTCCATCGCCGAGGGCTTCGGTCCTTCTGCCTCGGACCTCAGCGGGTTCAAGCCCGCGGATCTCTACTACCTTTTTTTGAAGCGCGTGCCCTGGCTCCTGGCCCTGGTCTTCGTGAATATTTTTTCCGGGGCCGGCATTGCCTACTTCGAGAACACTATTCAGGCGGTGGTGTCCCTGGTGTTTTTCCTGCCTCTGCTTATCGGCAGCGGCGGCAATGCCGGCTCGCAATCCGCGACGCTGATGGTCCGCGCCCTGGCCACGGGGGAGGTGCATATGAAGGACTGGTTCAAGCTGCTCAGCCGGGAAATCCTCATCGCCTTGGCCATCGGGCTGTGCATGGGCATGGCGGTGTCCATGATCGGGATCTTCCGGGTCGGGCCGGACGTGACCATGGTCGTGGCCATGAGCATGGTCATCATCGTGCTCATGGGCAGCTTGATGGGCATGTCCCTGCCCTTCCTGCTGACGCGCTTCCGGCTGGACCCGGCCACGGCCAGCGCCCCGCTGATCGCTTCCCTGGCCGACATCTTCGGAATCATGATCTACTTCGGAATCGCCACATGGTACCTGGGGCTGCAACACGTCGGATAA
- a CDS encoding NAD(P)H-dependent flavin oxidoreductase: MTFPSLRFGDMIAKVPIVQGGMGVGISLSGLSAAVANQGGVGVISAAMIGMGEPDLAKNYAEANIRALQREIRKAKEMTKGILGVNIMVALSNFADLVRTSVQEKIDVIFSGAGLPFDLPKYLTEDSQTKLVPIVSSGRAAAIMCRKWLSKFNYLPDGFVVEGPLAGGHLGFKAEQLDDPEYQLESLVPQVIEAVKPFEQKHGRAIPVIAAGGIFSGADICKYLRMGAAGVQLGTRFVATHECDADMAFKQAFIDAKEGDVTVIKSPVGMPGRALKNQFLADVEEGKRKPYKCPYHCIVTCDVKKSPYCIAQALANAKKGRLNLGFAFAGQTAHRVKELLSVKELMESLEAEYDTACAAPA; encoded by the coding sequence ATGACGTTTCCCAGTTTACGTTTTGGCGACATGATTGCCAAGGTCCCCATCGTCCAAGGCGGCATGGGGGTGGGCATATCGCTTTCCGGCCTTTCCGCCGCCGTGGCCAATCAAGGCGGGGTCGGCGTGATTTCCGCGGCCATGATCGGCATGGGCGAGCCGGATCTGGCCAAAAATTACGCAGAGGCTAACATCCGCGCCCTGCAGCGGGAAATCCGCAAGGCCAAGGAAATGACCAAAGGCATCCTCGGCGTGAACATCATGGTCGCGCTGAGCAATTTCGCCGACCTGGTTCGAACTTCCGTCCAGGAGAAGATCGACGTCATCTTTTCCGGCGCCGGCCTGCCCTTCGATCTGCCCAAGTATCTCACCGAGGACTCGCAGACCAAACTCGTGCCCATCGTTTCTTCGGGCCGGGCCGCGGCCATCATGTGCAGGAAGTGGCTCTCGAAGTTCAACTATCTCCCGGACGGCTTCGTGGTCGAAGGCCCTCTGGCCGGCGGCCATCTGGGCTTCAAGGCCGAGCAGTTGGACGACCCGGAGTACCAGCTTGAAAGCCTCGTCCCCCAAGTCATTGAGGCGGTCAAGCCCTTTGAGCAGAAACACGGTCGAGCCATTCCGGTGATCGCCGCGGGCGGCATCTTCAGCGGCGCGGACATCTGCAAGTATCTGCGCATGGGTGCCGCAGGGGTCCAACTTGGGACCCGTTTCGTGGCCACCCACGAGTGCGACGCGGATATGGCCTTCAAGCAGGCCTTTATTGACGCCAAGGAAGGCGACGTCACGGTGATCAAAAGCCCGGTGGGCATGCCGGGGCGGGCCTTGAAGAACCAGTTCCTCGCCGACGTGGAGGAGGGCAAGCGCAAGCCGTACAAATGTCCGTACCACTGCATCGTCACCTGCGACGTCAAGAAGAGCCCTTACTGCATCGCCCAGGCCCTGGCCAACGCCAAAAAGGGACGCCTGAACCTCGGTTTCGCCTTTGCGGGGCAAACCGCGCACCGGGTGAAGGAGCTGCTTTCGGTCAAGGAGTTGATGGAATCCCTGGAGGCCGAGTACGACACCGCCTGCGCGGCCCCGGCGTAA
- a CDS encoding NAD(P)-dependent oxidoreductase, whose translation MTTDMTTVTPEATRIGWIGTGVMGVSMCGHLLDAGYKAVVFTRTKAKALPLLEKGASWADSPRAVAEATDVVFTIVGFPPDVREVYFGEQGLLAGLKSGRACVDMTTTSPSLAVEIAEAARQRGANALDAPVSGGDVGARSAKLSIMVGGDDAAFQTILPLFKLMGVNIVHQGPAGAGQHAKMCNQIVIAGTMIGVCESLVYAAAAGLEPSKVLESVTKGAANCWSLENLAPRILKGDYAPGFMIDHFIKDMGIALEESRRMGIHLPGLDLVERLYKKASELGHGRDGTQALYQALKAMKP comes from the coding sequence ATGACCACCGACATGACTACCGTAACGCCCGAAGCCACGCGGATTGGATGGATCGGGACCGGGGTGATGGGGGTGTCCATGTGCGGGCACCTTCTGGACGCCGGATACAAGGCCGTGGTGTTCACCCGGACCAAGGCCAAGGCTCTGCCCTTGCTGGAAAAAGGCGCAAGCTGGGCCGATTCGCCCAGGGCCGTGGCCGAAGCCACGGACGTGGTGTTCACCATTGTCGGCTTCCCTCCGGACGTCCGGGAAGTATATTTTGGAGAGCAAGGGCTTTTGGCCGGTCTGAAATCGGGCCGGGCCTGCGTGGACATGACCACCACAAGTCCCAGTCTGGCCGTGGAGATCGCCGAAGCCGCCCGGCAACGCGGCGCGAACGCCTTGGACGCTCCGGTATCCGGAGGGGACGTGGGCGCACGGAGCGCCAAACTGTCCATCATGGTCGGCGGGGATGACGCGGCCTTTCAAACCATACTCCCCCTGTTCAAGCTGATGGGCGTGAACATCGTCCACCAGGGACCGGCCGGAGCCGGTCAGCATGCCAAGATGTGCAACCAGATCGTTATCGCCGGGACCATGATCGGGGTCTGCGAAAGCCTGGTCTACGCCGCGGCGGCGGGGTTGGAGCCCTCCAAGGTTCTGGAGTCCGTGACCAAGGGCGCGGCCAACTGCTGGAGCCTGGAAAATCTGGCCCCGCGCATCCTCAAGGGCGACTACGCCCCCGGGTTCATGATCGATCACTTCATCAAGGACATGGGCATTGCCCTGGAAGAGTCCCGACGCATGGGCATCCACCTGCCCGGACTGGACCTGGTGGAACGGCTGTACAAGAAAGCCTCGGAATTGGGCCACGGTCGCGACGGCACCCAGGCCCTGTATCAGGCCTTGAAAGCCATGAAGCCGTAG
- the truA gene encoding tRNA pseudouridine(38-40) synthase TruA: MTTPDSSIRLKFQVAYVGTDFHGWQLQNGARTVQGCLEKALEQLTGRSVRVHGAGRTDAGVHALGQVAHVDVPTARRDLPWQRAMNALLPPDVTIVRLEQVSETFHARFDAIQKTYSYTLWHEPRWLLPQRGAYVWRVGELSLEAMKQAARKLIGCRDWSAFQNQGTPVRSPVRTVGDIHCKAGTYPQESVWLFTADGFLKQMVRNLMGCLVMVGKGRLSTDQVLTILEQGRRETAPATAPARGLCLERVDYGDGSGEVF, from the coding sequence GTGACGACGCCTGATTCCTCGATACGCCTGAAATTCCAGGTCGCCTACGTTGGGACGGATTTCCACGGCTGGCAGCTTCAGAACGGTGCGCGTACGGTCCAGGGATGCCTGGAAAAGGCACTGGAACAGCTGACCGGCCGTTCCGTCCGGGTGCATGGGGCGGGACGGACGGACGCGGGAGTCCATGCTTTGGGGCAGGTGGCCCATGTGGACGTGCCCACGGCCCGTCGCGATCTCCCGTGGCAGCGGGCCATGAACGCGCTTTTGCCTCCGGATGTGACCATTGTCCGCCTGGAGCAGGTTTCCGAAACCTTCCACGCACGTTTCGACGCGATCCAGAAGACTTACAGCTACACCCTCTGGCATGAACCACGATGGCTGTTGCCGCAGCGCGGAGCTTACGTCTGGCGGGTCGGCGAGCTGAGCCTGGAAGCCATGAAGCAGGCGGCGCGGAAGCTGATCGGGTGCAGGGATTGGTCCGCGTTCCAAAATCAGGGCACTCCGGTCCGCAGTCCGGTGCGCACGGTGGGGGACATCCATTGCAAGGCTGGAACGTATCCGCAAGAAAGCGTCTGGTTGTTCACCGCCGACGGCTTTCTGAAGCAGATGGTCCGTAACCTTATGGGGTGTCTGGTCATGGTCGGGAAAGGCCGATTGAGCACGGACCAGGTTCTGACCATTCTCGAGCAAGGTCGTCGTGAAACGGCTCCGGCAACGGCCCCGGCTCGTGGACTGTGTCTGGAGCGGGTGGACTACGGCGACGGGTCTGGCGAGGTTTTTTGA
- the metK gene encoding methionine adenosyltransferase, translating into MHGNTNSYLFTSESVTEGHPDKVADQISDAVLDCIIAQDPTARVACETLVTTGLAFIAGEISTNAYADFPKIVRETVREIGYTSSEMGFDADTCAVISSIDKQSVDIAMGVDRTKPEEQGAGDQGMMFGFAVNETATLMPAPIFYSHKLSRRLAYVRKNNILDFLRPDGKTEVCIQYEQGKPKRVDNVVIACQHNENIAYADLVEAIKKEVIFKSLPEEMLDEKTRIFINTTGRFVLGGPLADCGLTGRKIIQDTYGGMGNHGGGAFSGKDPSKVDRSGAYMARYIAKNVVAAGLADRCEVQVAYAIGVAEPISTLVTSWGTGVVSDEVLTKAVREVFDLRPFYISKRLDLQRPIYKKASIYGHFGREDVDFTWETTDAVADLRTAAKI; encoded by the coding sequence ATGCACGGGAATACCAATTCCTATCTCTTCACCTCGGAATCCGTTACGGAAGGGCACCCGGACAAGGTCGCGGACCAGATCTCCGATGCGGTGCTGGACTGCATCATCGCCCAGGATCCCACGGCCCGCGTGGCCTGCGAAACCCTGGTGACCACCGGCTTGGCCTTCATCGCCGGTGAGATTTCCACCAACGCCTACGCGGACTTCCCCAAAATCGTCCGGGAAACCGTGCGGGAGATCGGCTACACGAGTTCCGAGATGGGCTTTGACGCGGACACCTGCGCCGTGATTTCCTCCATTGACAAGCAGTCCGTGGACATTGCCATGGGCGTGGACCGGACCAAGCCGGAGGAGCAAGGGGCCGGCGACCAGGGCATGATGTTCGGCTTCGCCGTAAACGAGACCGCGACCTTGATGCCCGCTCCGATTTTCTATTCCCACAAGCTTTCCCGCCGTTTGGCTTATGTCCGCAAGAACAACATCCTCGACTTTCTGCGCCCCGACGGCAAGACCGAAGTCTGCATCCAATATGAACAGGGCAAACCCAAGCGGGTCGACAACGTGGTCATCGCCTGCCAGCACAACGAGAATATCGCCTACGCGGACTTGGTGGAGGCCATCAAGAAGGAAGTCATCTTCAAGAGCCTGCCCGAGGAAATGCTCGACGAGAAAACGCGGATTTTCATCAACACCACCGGACGCTTCGTCCTGGGCGGCCCCTTGGCCGACTGCGGACTGACCGGACGCAAGATCATCCAGGACACCTACGGCGGCATGGGCAACCACGGCGGCGGGGCGTTTTCCGGCAAGGATCCGTCCAAGGTTGACCGTTCCGGAGCCTATATGGCCCGCTATATCGCCAAGAACGTGGTCGCCGCCGGCCTGGCCGATCGCTGCGAAGTGCAGGTGGCTTACGCCATCGGCGTGGCCGAGCCCATCTCCACCCTGGTCACCTCCTGGGGCACCGGCGTGGTTTCCGACGAAGTGCTGACCAAGGCGGTCCGAGAGGTTTTCGATCTGCGTCCGTTCTATATCAGCAAGCGTCTGGACCTGCAGCGGCCCATCTACAAGAAGGCCTCGATCTATGGCCACTTTGGTCGTGAAGACGTGGATTTTACCTGGGAAACCACGGACGCCGTGGCCGACCTGCGCACCGCGGCCAAGATCTAG
- the panD gene encoding aspartate 1-decarboxylase — translation MIGKIHRATVTEARVDYEGSLSICPDLLEASGILPHERVDVYNLTNGERLRTYAILGEPGQVCLNGAAALKGAPGDMVIIVAYAWLTLEEYADLRPKVVLVDATNRIVSP, via the coding sequence ATGATCGGAAAAATCCATCGGGCCACGGTCACCGAGGCACGGGTGGATTATGAAGGCAGCTTGTCCATCTGTCCCGACCTCCTGGAGGCTTCGGGCATTCTTCCGCATGAACGGGTGGACGTGTACAACCTGACCAACGGCGAGCGGCTGCGGACCTACGCCATCCTCGGCGAACCAGGGCAGGTATGCCTGAATGGGGCCGCCGCCCTGAAGGGCGCTCCGGGCGATATGGTGATCATCGTCGCCTATGCCTGGCTCACTTTGGAGGAATACGCCGATTTGCGGCCCAAGGTCGTGCTCGTGGACGCGACGAACAGGATCGTTAGCCCTTAA
- the panC gene encoding pantoate--beta-alanine ligase — MKTITQPDEIQSWTMRQRCAGKRLALVPTMGFFHEGHLALMRWARERADALLVSLFVNPTQFGPREDLKRYPRDPERDARLAEEVGVDVLFMPEAEAMFPDGHATWVEAPTLCRGLCAVQRPTHFRGVATVVAKLFVLTNPSLAVFGEKDWQQLAVIRRITRDLNLPVEVHGRPTVREADGLALSSRNVNLSPEERGQAPAIHRGLLHVARLVEEGETDSSLLLASLGKRYAREMPLGRVEYMAAVDPDQLYPVEEVSGPVLVAVAARFANARLIDNILISRK, encoded by the coding sequence ATGAAAACCATCACCCAACCGGACGAAATCCAATCATGGACCATGCGGCAACGTTGCGCCGGCAAACGTCTGGCCTTGGTGCCGACCATGGGCTTTTTTCATGAAGGTCATCTGGCCTTGATGCGCTGGGCCAGGGAGCGCGCGGACGCGCTCCTGGTCAGCCTGTTCGTCAACCCTACCCAGTTCGGCCCGCGAGAAGATCTGAAGCGCTATCCGCGTGATCCGGAACGCGACGCCCGACTGGCCGAGGAGGTGGGCGTGGACGTCCTGTTCATGCCCGAGGCCGAAGCCATGTTTCCCGACGGCCACGCCACCTGGGTGGAAGCGCCGACTCTTTGCCGCGGGTTGTGCGCGGTGCAGCGTCCGACGCACTTTCGCGGCGTGGCCACTGTGGTCGCCAAACTGTTCGTGTTGACCAACCCGTCACTGGCCGTTTTCGGTGAAAAAGATTGGCAACAGCTGGCGGTCATCCGGCGGATCACGAGGGACCTGAACCTGCCCGTGGAGGTCCATGGGCGGCCCACGGTACGCGAAGCAGACGGTCTGGCCTTGAGTTCGCGCAACGTCAACCTCTCTCCCGAGGAACGAGGCCAGGCTCCGGCCATCCATCGAGGCCTGCTGCACGTAGCACGACTTGTCGAAGAAGGAGAGACCGACTCGAGTCTGCTGTTGGCCTCCCTGGGCAAAAGATATGCCCGGGAAATGCCCCTGGGTCGCGTTGAATACATGGCCGCGGTGGACCCGGACCAGCTCTATCCCGTGGAAGAGGTGTCCGGCCCGGTCCTCGTCGCGGTGGCCGCGCGCTTCGCCAACGCGAGGCTCATTGATAACATTTTGATTTCAAGAAAATAA
- a CDS encoding adenosylcobinamide-GDP ribazoletransferase, whose product MRIWHEFILAAGFLTRLAPARIVDVDTLGRGVRWFPLVGLYLGFVAALPFMLGLGEGRPWIQAWLWLGVTMVLTRGLHWDGWVDLCDAWGSGARGERFWEVLKDSRMGAFGGMGLVMGLAGYLVLLSEVFPHGAWGVLIWAPVLGRTAAVVLAWRTRALRRPGLAGIFSDAATGRRSLLVVGTALALGLAFVPVKTLVFGGLLCVAGMLFLVRLARFRGGVNGDFLGAVIVWGELSVFLGWSLGGT is encoded by the coding sequence TTGCGAATATGGCATGAATTCATCCTGGCCGCCGGGTTCCTGACCCGGCTGGCTCCGGCCCGGATCGTCGACGTCGACACATTGGGGCGCGGCGTGCGCTGGTTCCCCCTGGTTGGGCTGTACCTTGGCTTTGTCGCGGCACTGCCCTTCATGCTCGGCCTGGGCGAGGGTCGTCCATGGATTCAGGCTTGGCTGTGGCTGGGCGTGACCATGGTTTTGACGCGCGGCCTGCACTGGGACGGCTGGGTCGACCTGTGCGACGCATGGGGTAGCGGAGCCCGGGGGGAGCGATTCTGGGAGGTGCTCAAGGACAGCCGGATGGGAGCCTTCGGAGGCATGGGGCTGGTCATGGGGCTGGCGGGGTACTTGGTTCTGTTGTCGGAAGTGTTTCCGCACGGAGCGTGGGGAGTGCTGATCTGGGCTCCTGTATTGGGGCGAACCGCCGCGGTGGTCCTGGCCTGGAGGACCCGGGCGCTGAGGCGACCGGGCCTGGCCGGTATTTTTTCGGATGCGGCCACGGGCAGGCGTTCGCTCTTGGTCGTCGGAACGGCCCTGGCATTGGGACTCGCGTTCGTGCCGGTGAAGACGTTGGTGTTCGGCGGCCTGCTGTGCGTTGCCGGGATGCTGTTCCTGGTCCGCCTGGCCCGATTCCGAGGAGGCGTAAACGGCGATTTCCTGGGAGCCGTAATCGTTTGGGGCGAGTTGAGCGTTTTTCTCGGATGGAGCCTCGGCGGAACCTGA
- a CDS encoding DUF502 domain-containing protein, whose protein sequence is MIIRDAPPRGPLARLKHFVKANLLAGILFLTPVLATFFFLRFLFNWVDGILQFLPAPLRPENILPFRIPGLGLIMLFAALLLTGFLVRNYLGRKLVHIWERVIDSIPLVNKLYLAVKQLVETIFNRSPQDFQRVVLVEFPKEGSYALGFVTGIATGETQRKTSQNVLNVFVPTTPNPTSGFFLMVPEHSVIPMEMGVEDAFKLLVSGGIISPDRKNNQ, encoded by the coding sequence GTGATAATTAGAGACGCCCCTCCCCGCGGCCCGCTGGCCAGGCTGAAGCACTTCGTCAAGGCGAACCTTCTGGCCGGGATCCTTTTCCTGACCCCGGTCCTGGCCACCTTCTTCTTTCTGCGCTTCCTGTTCAACTGGGTGGACGGAATATTGCAATTTCTTCCCGCCCCCCTGCGACCGGAGAACATTCTCCCCTTCCGCATCCCCGGACTGGGGCTGATCATGCTCTTCGCCGCGCTGCTTTTAACCGGTTTTCTGGTCCGCAACTACCTGGGCCGCAAACTGGTTCATATCTGGGAGCGGGTCATCGACTCCATCCCCCTGGTCAACAAACTCTACCTGGCCGTGAAGCAGTTGGTGGAAACCATTTTCAACCGATCCCCGCAGGATTTTCAGCGGGTCGTTCTGGTTGAATTTCCCAAGGAAGGAAGTTATGCTTTGGGGTTTGTTACCGGTATCGCCACCGGCGAGACCCAACGCAAGACGAGCCAGAATGTTTTAAATGTTTTCGTCCCCACCACTCCCAACCCCACATCCGGTTTTTTTCTGATGGTCCCCGAGCACTCCGTGATCCCCATGGAAATGGGCGTGGAAGACGCCTTCAAGCTGCTGGTTTCCGGCGGCATCATCAGTCCGGACAGAAAGAACAACCAGTAA
- a CDS encoding MotE family protein has translation MKWQPFGTSIKISNLLAAVAVLSMCKLVFLAVWSGTGVADYPGSAVAEAVLAAPKPAHAQSSATEIPGAWDMAQAGAPADAADAPGQNVGASRQMAAQGDLSEEWQNLRRRQEEVQRQEQTLRALENELDAKLNRLQELESRIQGMIEEADVLKDRKIRHLVDVYSNMKPREAAKALEALEEPVAVKILSGMRGRNAGEVLSFVDAEKAARLTEALTRMQLPLQ, from the coding sequence ATGAAATGGCAACCCTTCGGCACCAGTATAAAGATCTCTAACCTCCTGGCCGCGGTGGCCGTGCTGAGCATGTGCAAGCTGGTCTTTCTGGCCGTCTGGAGCGGGACCGGCGTTGCGGATTATCCGGGAAGCGCCGTGGCCGAAGCCGTCCTGGCCGCGCCGAAACCGGCCCACGCTCAAAGCTCGGCCACGGAGATCCCCGGAGCGTGGGACATGGCCCAGGCTGGTGCGCCGGCCGACGCAGCCGATGCGCCAGGCCAGAACGTCGGCGCATCGCGACAAATGGCGGCCCAGGGCGACCTCTCGGAGGAGTGGCAAAATTTACGGCGACGTCAGGAGGAGGTTCAGCGCCAGGAACAAACCTTGCGCGCTCTGGAAAACGAACTCGACGCCAAGCTGAATCGCCTCCAGGAACTGGAGTCGCGGATTCAGGGCATGATCGAGGAAGCGGACGTGCTCAAGGACCGCAAGATCAGACATCTTGTGGACGTCTACTCCAATATGAAGCCTCGGGAAGCGGCGAAGGCGCTGGAAGCTTTGGAAGAGCCCGTGGCCGTCAAAATTTTGTCCGGCATGCGCGGCCGCAACGCCGGCGAGGTGCTCTCCTTCGTGGACGCGGAAAAAGCCGCCCGCCTGACCGAAGCCCTGACCAGGATGCAGCTTCCCTTGCAGTAA
- the fliJ gene encoding flagellar export protein FliJ — protein sequence MPKPFHFSLENVLDYRRQLVDNARLELAAAQRAYQAQTLKVEELRVKQEEAASRLESRHLLSPDEFWLWSTYRERLLQDVQREEYRLQNLANRVASCRGELIQRSKDAKILERLRNKKTLEFHAQEKSNEQKDLDEMATLRHQYKDL from the coding sequence ATGCCCAAGCCGTTTCATTTTTCCCTGGAAAATGTCCTGGACTACCGGCGTCAACTTGTGGACAATGCTCGACTGGAGCTGGCAGCGGCTCAGCGAGCCTATCAGGCCCAGACCCTGAAAGTCGAAGAACTCCGCGTCAAACAGGAAGAAGCGGCATCCCGCCTGGAAAGCCGTCACCTGCTGTCTCCCGACGAGTTCTGGCTGTGGAGCACCTATAGGGAACGCCTTTTGCAGGATGTGCAGCGTGAAGAGTATCGACTGCAAAACCTGGCGAACCGGGTCGCCTCATGTCGGGGCGAACTGATCCAACGATCCAAGGACGCCAAGATTCTGGAACGACTTCGAAACAAAAAGACCTTGGAATTCCATGCGCAAGAAAAAAGCAACGAGCAAAAGGACCTCGATGAAATGGCAACCCTTCGGCACCAGTATAAAGATCTCTAA